A window from Thamnophis elegans isolate rThaEle1 unplaced genomic scaffold, rThaEle1.pri scaffold_128_arrow_ctg1, whole genome shotgun sequence encodes these proteins:
- the TRMT112 gene encoding multifunctional methyltransferase subunit TRM112-like protein has translation MKLLTHNMLTSHVRGVRPGGGFPLLIQATEVKVNDIDFNPQFTARMVPKIEWAALVGAAESLGHRSDLPSELIPDYEKNEDFLRKVHHVLMEVWNPFFPFSFPFLFPSPLLS, from the exons ATGAAACTCCTGACCCACAACATGCTCACTTCGCACGTGCGGGGCGTGCGGCCCGGAGGTGGGTTTCCCCTTCTCATACAG GCTACAGAGGTGAAAGTGAACGATATCGATTTCAACCCCCAGTTCACGGCACGGATGGTGCCCAAAATTGAATGGGCAGCTCTGGTTGGCGCGGCTGAGAGT ttGGGTCATCGCTCAGATCTTCCCTCCGAGCTCATCCCCGACTACGAGAAAAATGAAGATTTTCTTCGGAAAGTGCATCATGTCTTGATGGAGGTTTGGaaccctttctttcctttctcctttccattcctttttccctctcctctcctttctt